Proteins found in one Panicum hallii strain FIL2 chromosome 4, PHallii_v3.1, whole genome shotgun sequence genomic segment:
- the LOC112890537 gene encoding peptidyl-prolyl cis-trans isomerase FKBP65-like has product MFGFDDWPNNGPWDVSVLIGVGLKEGGIRRGSSSSDDEELSPVTALEGSLIDIPFGPCGPESRTTASCLFLKEGEKWENPKDPDEVLVKYEARLEDGTVVSKSEGVEFTVKEGYFCPALARAVKTMKMKKKCSLQSNHNMVFGEKGRPAAGEEGAVPPNSTLLIDLVLISWKTVTEIGDDKKILKKVLKEGEGYERPNEGAVVKEEIGDDAALVHVKRILLDVEPAAAVVLDDPELELAPPAPEPMPEPTNAPEPAEITVRTLPSSPPPEPQHAELEAGSEEQGGVAVIAPADNAATQPSVVDTVVTTEEESPQPALGGEVDSILQAINKFAQETNKKAQEQAAKLEKSARRIDELTQERTNLERTNTEL; this is encoded by the exons ATGTTTGGATTTGACGATTGGCCCAACAATGGTCCCTGGGATGTGAGTGTGCTCATTGGTGTTGGACTCAAGGAAGGCGGGATACGGCGTggctcgtcgtcgtcggacgatGAAGAACTATCTCCAGTTACAGCACTTGAAGGCTCTCTAATAGATATCCCATTTGGTCCATGCG GTCCAGAATCTCGCACAACTGCTAGCTGTTTGTTTCTGAAAGAGGGAGAGAAATGGGAGAACCCAAAGGATCCTGATGAAGTTCTTG TGAAATATGAGGCTCGTCTTGAGGATGGTACTGTTGTCTCCAAATCTGAGGGAGTGGAATTTACTGTCAAAGAGG GGTATTTCTGTCCTGCACTTGCCAGAGCTGTCAAAACCATGAAAATGAAGAAAAAGTGCTCCTTACAGTCAAACCACAAT ATGGTTTTTGGTGAGAAAGGCAGACCAGCAGCTGGTGAGGAAGGTGCTGTGCCACCTAACTCAACACTACTAATTGACCTTGTGTTGATTTCATGGAAGACTGTCACAGAGATAGGTGATGATAAGAAAATCCTTAAGAAAGTCCTTAAGGAGGGAGAAGGTTACGAGCGGCCCAATGAGGGTGCTGTTGTTAAAG aggagatTGGAGACGACGCAGCGCTTGTTCAtgtcaagcgaattctgctggaCGTGGA GCCGGCAGCAGCAGTGGTGCTGGACGACCCAGAGctcgagttggctcctccagcccccgagcccatgCCCGAGCCGACCAACGCGCCAGAGCCAGCAGAAATAACAGTCAGAACTTTGCCCAGCTCACCGCCACCCGAGCCCCAGCACGCAGAACTCGAAGCCGGAAGCGAGGAGCAAGGCGGAGTTGCTGTTATCGCGCCCGCCGACAATGCAG CCACCCAACCATCCGTCGTTGACACGGTGGTGACTACAGAAGAGGAGAGCCCGCAGCCTGCCCTCGGAGGAGAAGTCGACAGTATACTCCAGGCCATTAACAAGTTTGCCCAG GAGACGAACAAGAAAGCCCAAGAGCAAGCCGCCAAGCTGGAGAAATCAGCAAGGCGCATTGATGAGCTGACACAGGAGCGGACCAACCTTGAACGCACCAACACCGAGCTCTGA
- the LOC112889329 gene encoding uncharacterized protein LOC112889329 encodes MTVLQAVTRLMAMKAKYNLSNNCYNEIVKFVIDFAPRNNKMPVNLYQSKKIVSGLGMNYEKIDACEDNCMLFWKEHANDTHCMHCSKSRYAVVVDEDGNAVTTNVPVKQLRYMPITPRLKRLFLNQETAKQMRWHKEGDRQNQDPDIMVHLSDGEAWQALDRFDPEFARDPRSARLGLSTDGFTPYTNNSTSYSCWPVFMMPYNLPPSKCMKEDVTFLALIIPGPKDPVTKINVFMQPLIEELKLLWHGVEAYDSHLKRSFNLRAAYLWSIHDLMAYGIFSGWCVHGRLRCPVCMCESKAYRLKHGKKETFFDVHRRLLPPRHPFRNDTQSFRKGKRVRNGPPKRQTGEDIMR; translated from the coding sequence ATGACAGTACTTCAGGCGGTAACACGTCTCATGGCGATGAAGGCAAAGTATAACTTGTCGAATAACTGCTATAACGAAATTGTGAAGTTCGTTATTGATTTCGCTCCGAGGAATAATAAGATGCCGGTGAACTTGTATCAGTCTAAAAAGATTGTGTCCGGTCTTGGCATGAACTACGAAAAGATTGATGCGTGCGAAGACAATTGCATGCTTTTCTGGAAGGAGCACGCGAATGACACGCATTGCATGCACTGCAGTAAGTCAAGATATGCAGTGGTGGTAGACGAGGATGGAAACGCGGTTACCACAAACGTGCCAGTCAAGCAACTCCGCTACATGCCTATTACTCCACGGCTGAAGCGGCTCTTTCTAAATCAAGAGACGGCGAAGCAAATGAGGTGGCACAAGGAAGGGGATCGTCAGAACCAAGATCCGGATATCATGGTGCATCTGTCAGATGGTGAGGCCTGGCAGGCTTTGGATCGTTTTGATCCTGAATTCGCTAGAGATCCTAGGAGTGCTCGTCTTGGTTTGTCGACAGATGGATTCACTCCGTACACCAATAATTCCACTTCGTACTCATGTTGGCCGGTTTTCATGATGCCCTACAATCTCCCTCCTAGCAAATGCATGAAAGAGGATGTCACATTTCTTGCCCTTATTATTCCGGGTCCCAAGGATCCAGTCACGAAAATCAATGTATTTATGCAACCGTTGATCGAAGAGCTGAAGTTGCTTTGGCATGGGGTGGAGGCTTATGATAGTCATCTGAAACGTAGTTTTAATCTACGCGCAGCATATCTATGGTCAATTCATGATTTGATGGCATACGGCATTTTTTCTGGCTGGTGCGTCCATGGCAGGCTACGTTGTCCTGTATGTATGTGTGAATCAAAGGCATATAGGTTAAAGCATGGAAAGAAGGAAACTTTTTTTGATGTTCACCGACGTCTCCTTCCACCCCGTCATCCTTTTAGAAATGATACCCAATCATTCCGGAAAGGCAAGAGGGTTAGAAATGGACCACCGAAGCGACAAACTGGTGAGGATATCATGAGATAA
- the LOC112888463 gene encoding uncharacterized protein LOC112888463, which translates to MELRMAPASPPTPPPPAKDFRLDSAATSPYATAPSSPRGRLVRDEGAAGGPFLTAPPSPNPFDILPPATARLTGANPFDLFQHFTSAPASPRRAAAIYAHFAEGNGGRDGDGEEGSDGDEEFQPRGSYATGGSSVPFDWEERPGTPKRGIGGGGAASEAAWDTDFEFGTIADKAAPAETLTTADELFEEGKIRPLKPRFKTAEEPKVRPLKPPPGLLDGGSVASSPRSPMARGGMRSPRRRSRVGSGFDFDPFAAALLEATKAPSPLGGKEANGGVAPGSPPKKLAPRPASRSTGWRRWRLSDLLLFRSSSDGGRANKQDPIFKPAQQFDAPVKKAFAQPALTIKASGKGDDVDKAKKHGNRSAAAAAESVAGCARLSPLQRLAKGLGAYSWHYGRDMAAPATKG; encoded by the coding sequence ATGGAGCTGAGGATGGCTCCCGCCTCGCcgccaacgccgccgccgcccgcgaaGGACTTCCGGCTCGACAGCGCGGCCACGAGCCCGTACGCCACGGCGCCGTCCAGCCCGCGCGGTCGCCTCGTCCGGGACgagggagcggcgggcggcccgTTCCTgacggcgccgccgtcgcccaacCCGTTCGACAtcctgccgccggccaccgcgcgGCTCACCGGCGCCAACCCATTCGACCTCTTCCAGCACTTCACCAGCGCGCCCGCCAGCCCACGGCGCGCCGCGGCCATATACGCGCACTTCGCCGAGGGGAACGGCGGGCGCGATGGGGATGGCGAGGAGGGcagcgacggcgacgaggagttCCAGCCGCGCGGGTCGTACGCCACGGGCGGCTCGTCCGTGCCGTTCGACTGGGAGGAGCGGCCCGGGACGCCGAAGAGGgggatcggcggcggcggggccgcgaGCGAGGCGGCGTGGGACACGGACTTCGAGTTCGGCACCATCGCCGACAAGGCTGCGCCGGCAGAGACGCTGACGACGGCCGACGAGCTCTTCGAGGAGGGGAAAATCAGGCCTTTGAAGCCGCGGTTCAAGACGGCCGAGGAGCCCAAGGTTCGTCCGCTGAAGCCGCCGCCAGGGCTGCTTGACGGCGGGAGCGTCGCGTCATCGCCGCGGTCGCCGATGGCGAGAGGCGGCATGCggtcgccgcggcggcggagcagggtcGGCTCTGGCTTCGACTTCGACCCGTTCGCCGCCGCGCTGCTGGAGGCGACCAAGGCGCCCTCCCCGCTCGGCGGCAAAGAAGCCAACGGCGGCGTCGCCCCAGGCTCTCCGCCCAAGAAACTGGCCCCGCGTCCCGCGTCGAGGAGTACcgggtggaggaggtggcggctcagCGACCTCCTCCTGTTCCGGAGCTCGTCCGACGGCGGCCGTGCCAACAAGCAGGACCCTATCTTCAAGCCGGCGCAGCAGTTCGACGCGCCCGTCAAGAAGGCGTTCGCGCAGCCGGCGCTGACGATCAAAGCCAGCGGCAAAGGCGACGACGTGGACAAGGCCAAGAAGCATGGCAACAggagcgcggccgcggcggcggagagcgTCGCCGGGTGCGCCCGGCTGAGCCCGCTGCAACGGCTGGCCAAAGGGCTCGGCGCGTACTCGTGGCACTACGGCCGCGAcatggcggcgccggcgaccaAAGGGTGA
- the LOC112889324 gene encoding alternative NAD(P)H-ubiquinone oxidoreductase C1, chloroplastic/mitochondrial encodes MSCRASPWNLPPLPSGPRFPTSARPRSPLGSRNLWKNPILNNSWTLGVGVPNIFALPSRMFRCMASSGSGDSGFARPTSTDEAVAPLPLYSWPDKQRPRVCILGGGFGGLYTALRLESLVWPSDKKPQVVLVDQSDRFVFKPMLYELLSGEVDVWEIAPSFTELLKNTSVQFVRDSVKLLRPSDHFRREPGESWAGGVVHLESGTVIEYDWLVLALGAEAKIDVVPGSAEYALPFTTLEDALRVESKLKMLERKRFGKSSPTIEVAIVGLGYSGVELAATISERLKNTGTVKAINVQTTICPTAPQGNRDAAVKVLESRNIQLFLGYFVSCIKEASTADDSSGTVADSEVDGDHKKLILDLQPAERGLKGQTLEADLVLWTVGSTSQIPRLQPPDAPYVIPLNGRGQVETEETLLVKGHPRTFAIGDSAALRDASGKLLPATAQVAFQQADFAGWNLWAAINDRPLLPFRFQNLGEMMTLGRNDAAITASFIEGLTLEGPLGHAARKLVYCLRMPTDEHRVKVGVSWLTKTAIDSLASVQNAVSDMLTSP; translated from the exons ATGAGCTGCCGCGCGTCGCCGTGGAACCTCCCGCCGCTCCCCTCCGGGCCGCGCTTCCCGACCTCGGCGCGGCCGCGCTCCCCACTCG GAAGTAGGAATCTGTGGAAGAATCCAATTTTGAACAACTCATGGACACTAGGTGTTGGTGTTCCAAATATTTTTGCACTGCCGTCAAGGATGTTCAGGTGCATGGCTTCAAGTGGCTCTGGGGATAGTGGTTTTGCTCGGCCTACATCAACTGACGAAGCAGTAGCGCCGTTGCCATTATACTCATGGCCAGATAAGCAG CGACCACGGGTGTGCATTTTAGGTGGTGGATTTGGTGGCCTGTACACTGCTCTAAGACTAGAGTCTCTTGTGTGGCCGAGTGATAAGAAGCCTCAG GTTGTTCTGGTTGATCAATCTGATAGATTTGTATTTAAGCCCATGTTGTATGAGCTCTTATCAGGAG AAGTGGATGTCTGGGAGATAGCTCCATCTTTTACAGAATTGTTGAAAAACACTAGTGTTCAATTTGTGAGGGACAGTGTAAAGCTTCTGCGACCTTCTGATCACTTTAGAAGAGAACCTGGAGAATCATGGGCTGGTGGGGTTGTTCATCTGGAAAGTGGCACTGTCATTGAATATGATTG GCTCGTTCTAGCTTTAGGGGCTGAAGCTAAGATCGATGTTGTTCCAGGGTCAGCTGAATATGCACTTCCTTTCACAACGTTAGAGGATGCTTTG AGAGTTGAAAGCAAGTTGAAAATGCTAGAGAGGAAAAGGTTTGGTAAGAGCTCCCCTACTATTGAGGTGGCAATAGTGGGGTTGGGCTATTCCGGTGTTGAATTAGCTGCGACTATATCTGAGAGATTAAAGAACACTGGGACTGTAAAGGCAATAAATGTTCAAACAACCATATGTCCCACTGCTCCACAAGGAAATCGTGATGCTGCTGTGAAG GTTCTTGAGTCTCGGAATATTCAGCTTTTCTTGGGATATTTTGTGAGCTGCATTAAAGAGGCTTCTACAGCTGATGATTCAAGTGGCACAGTTGCAGATTCTGAAGTTGATGGTGATCATAAGAAACTAATTTTGGACCTTCAACCTGCTGAAAGAGGCCTCAAAGGCCAGACTCTGGAGGCTGATTTGGTGCTGTGGACAGTGGGTTCAACATCTCAGATTCCCCGGTTGCAACCTCCTGATGCTCCCTATGTGATTCCTCTCAATGGTCGGGGGCAGGTGGAGACAGAGGAAACCCTTCTAGTGAAAGGCCATCCCCGGACATTTGCTATTGGTGATTCAGCAGCTCTAAGGGATGCATCAGGCAAACTTCTCCCAGCCACTGCACAG GTTGCTTTTCAACAAGCAGATTTTGCTGGATGGAATCTCTGGGCGGCAATCAATGATCGGCCTCTCCTGCCATTCAG GTTCCAAAACCTTGGTGAGATGATGACACTTGGTAGAAATGATGCTGCAATAACTGCAAGTTTCATCGAGGGACTGACCTTGGAAGGACCCTTAGGACATGCTG CTCGGAAGCTAGTCTACTGCCTTAGAATGCCCACAGATGAGCACCGGGTGAAGGTTGGAGTCAGCTGGTTAACGAAGACTGCGATCGACTCACTTGCCTCCGTGCAAAACGCAGTAAGTGACATGCTCACAAGCCCATGA